From Columba livia isolate bColLiv1 breed racing homer chromosome 5, bColLiv1.pat.W.v2, whole genome shotgun sequence, one genomic window encodes:
- the BATF gene encoding basic leucine zipper transcriptional factor ATF-like: MPHSSDSSDSSSFSQSPPPSKQDSSDDMRKVQRREKNRIAAQKSRLRQTQKADTLHLESEDLERQNAALRREIKQLTEEMKHFASMLSSHEPLCSILTSPPPPPEVLYATHSFHQPHISSPRFQH, translated from the exons ATGCCCCACAGCTCTGACAGCAGCGACTCCAGCAGCTTCAGCCAGTCTCCCCCTCCCAGCAAGCAG GACTCTTCTGATGACATGAGGAAAGTccagaggagggagaagaatCGCATTGCTGCCCAGAAGAGCCGCCTGAGGCagacacagaaagcagacaCGCTGCACTTG GAGAGTGAAGACCTGGAGAGGCAGAATGCTGCCCTGCGCCGGGAGATCAAGCAGCTGACAGAGGAGATGAAGCACTTTGCCTCAATGCTGAGCTCCCACGAACCACTCTGCTCCATCCTGACATCCCCTCCGCCACCTCCAGAAGTGCTTTACGCCACACACTCCTTCCACCAGCCCCACATCAGCTCCCCACGCTTCCAGCACTGA